Below is a window of Gossypium hirsutum isolate 1008001.06 chromosome A12, Gossypium_hirsutum_v2.1, whole genome shotgun sequence DNA.
attgaaTATTCGAAACATAAAAAAGGCCAGATTTGGTGAATGAAtacattttataaaagaaaaaggatggtatGAAAGATGGACATCATGTCATTCTGTatcactttttaattatttaatgatatattgtaaaaaatattatatcGTTTTTCATTGAAAAATTCTATCATTTATGTATTATCAAGTCcacttgaaaaattaaattactaaaaatattaaaattttaagaaattactAAACAAATTTAGAAttgaggtgttacaattttgttgtaaaatattaaaattttaagaaattactAAACAAATTTAGAATTGAGGTGTTACAGATGTGTGAAAGGAATTTTGTTGTAAAATATTAGAGTAGAATTAGTGGAATGGTTATGGTTTAAAGTGTTCCAAAGAAACATGACtgttagttttataatatttcatGTTTTCCATAAACAAATATCATATATAGATCATTTTGAGCGCATATGAATTATAATattggaaaaataaataaatacattaaaatttgtCAACATAATCCGATTAGGTAAGTGTATCTTTTATGAAAATGAAACACAAGCATCATGTTACTCTTCCCACTTGGATAATAAAAACAGTCTGttcaaaaaatgaattttaataaaaattaaatattaaacctattttaaatataaatcagatcaagtttataatatatattttttattttatatattatcaagtttatatttttagaaaaattaaatataatatactacaatataaacattaaattatattaattagtttatgcttaaaattttattaacatatataattagtaaatattaaaaaataattatattttaaaaataaaaaatatgcttaAATAGATTTGGATTAGTCATTCCAAATATTGAAGAGTGTAAGCAAAATTTGAAATCCATATTTGGAGTTACACCTATTCATGAAAGGTTATTAATAGgttgaaaaaaaattctatctAACATATAAGTTAGATTTGAGTTTTAACATTTAAAGTTCGAGCCTAtcgtaatttgaccaatttatatttttataaaatattttatctttcttttacatattatataatttatattacataaaattaaataattttttttttacaactcACGCTTCATTTGGTGGTTAGCTCAGGTCAGGACAAACATTTTTGCACCATAGACCGGGTCcgtgaaattaatttaaaataataaagaagggGTAGAGTATCATGGGTGTGATCCAGTGTGATTCTAGAAAGGGAGTTTTTGAAGGAAAATGTTCAATggaacattttttttaaattatttaattaaaaaaagtaaaatttaattaataatatttttgaaattattttttgtcATCTAATTATTAAGTAATACTGTTTTTGTtggaacaataataattttagtattaaatttttatattttctgttAATTTATCACCgattatatataaaatgaaaatggaactttttttaaaaatttaaaatttctaaataaaaaatagatataatggagaaaataaggaaaatttgtttttaaaccctcaaatttttttatgtattatttatatagaAATACCCGACACtttattcttaaaaaaacatagaaaaaacaaaaatattaagcaAAATTATTGCTTCCCTgtttttaccttatttattttttgacgttgtttttttgttataagaaaaaaaattcagaatataatttgtttttgaaggataatttaaatgaattaaaattttgaattgtgtttagaaaaaaaaatttacggtatattttgtattttatagttAAGAAATGGCATCAAAGTCAATTTTACAAGCCATTGTAATATTAGTTCTAAATGTTCTTCAAATGCATGAAACTCGACCTGAAGATATGACTAGTTTGCTTTCGAGAAATATTTAATGAAGCATGTAatgatcaattttttttgtttgttatgattttaatttgttattggaTTCTATTGAAcgataatttctttatttttcatacatATTAGTTTTCAATTACAACATATtcgagattttattttttttataattttttattttaaaaatcattgagttttctttataatttttatatagaatcagagttaaattgataaaaaaatataaaagaggaAGGATCAAATTATTATTCTACCAACTAAAAAGTGCCACTTAATAGCTaggtgataaaaaaatattagtgctcaaattatatttttttaattaagtgattaaaaaaaattttacgtataatttagtgactattagtgtaatttactcatatttataattgtaattttttttcaaaaacactccaaaatataaacttactataTGAGACGTTTGAGTTATATAATTCAGTTTCAATCGGATTAAGTTTAGTTTGGTACGTaggctattttttaaaataaaaataattaaattataaataaagttaaaaaaataataacttaagcactaaattatgaaaaatctaTATAACAATTAACAGAGAATCTCTAGACAAGTTTGTTGCTAATTGTGATTTGATATATTTGTCTTCTTCACTTGTATGGTAATAAGATTCTGtgtcatatttaaataaattaaacgtTTTTCAAAAAGCTCTTCTGCAGAGAAGACTTAACCCGCCATACCTAACAATCTGTTTCATATTTTTTAAGTGTATATGTGAATTTTCTTTTAAGGCTATTTATAGAGCCATAAAGCTAATTGCACCGCACCCATTTCATCATGGAATCCTTCTTCCATTCCCAACCGATTTCTACTGAGAAAGAAAACGGAGACCTGCTTTCAAAATCATTCCAAGATATAATATCGACTCTCCCCAAAGGAAATCCCTGGGGCTTTCCCGACCATTTTTTACAGTACCACGGGTTTTGGCACAGCTCGGTTTTCCTACAAGGAATCTTGTCAGCTCAACAACAGTTCCAGGCTCAACCTGCTGATATCATCCTTTGTAGCGCCCCCAAAACCGGCACAACCTGGTTGAAGTCCCTCACTTATGCCACCATCACAAGAACTTCATACGATGATTCTACCAGCCCTTTGCTTTCCAAGATGCCTCATGATGTTGTGCCTTTCATGGAGCTTGATCATGCCCATTTTTCCACTCATCGAGATCTTGGAATCCCTGTTTTGGCTACTCATATGCCTTACTCTGCCTTACCCAAATCAGTAACTGATTCCGGTTGTAAAATTGTTTACATATGCAGGGACCCCAAGGATTCATTTGTTTCATTGTATCTCTTCGTTTCCAAGCACCAGAAATCCGAAAATATGCAAACCTTTAATCTTGATGAAGCTTTTGAGCAGTTCTGCCGAGGTGTCTGTTGGTACGGACCTTATTGGGACCATGTTTTGGAGTTCTGGAAAGCAAGTTTAGAACATCCGGATAAGATTTTGTTCTTGAAATATGAAGAAATGAGTGATGATACTATTTTGTATGTTAAGAGATTGGCTGAGTTTATTGGTTGCCCTTTCTCATCCGAGGAAGAGGAAAAAGGAGTGCCTGAAAAGATTGTAAAAATGTGTAGTTTTGAGAACTTAAGTAACTTGGAAGTGAATAAAAATGGGAAACATCGTGTAAGAGGGATGGAAAACGCGAATTATTTTCGGAAAGGGAAGGTTGGGGATTGGGAAAATTGGTTGACACCTGAAATGGCTGCACGGTTGGACCAGATAACAATGCAGAAATTGAGCGGTTCGGGATTAACTCTTTAATTCAATGTTGAAGAACTGGTTTAGAGTTGGTGTGTGTTTGTCTACCCTTTGAGTAAGGATTAGTTAAAGCCTGTATTGTAATTCGATGGAACATGATTGATCTATGATTGTCTTTGTGCAACAGCTTTTGTCTCAATGAGAAAGAGCAATAAAATCCTAACATTTCATGCTAACGATAACAACTATAATCAATGATATTGAATGTAAGCCTCCTCGCCAACTTTGAGTTATGCTAAATGTTGATTGAGTTCAACTAAACATATCGTCTGTCAATTCCCTGTTCTAGGGGATAATTTACATGATAAATTTTAACTACCAATTCAagtcttattaaaatatataatattgaacTTTACCGATATTAAAGAGGagtaatatgttataataaattAGTCACCCCTCGATTGGTATCGATATTGTTGCCACTGTAAGAGGACATGAGTTTAAGTGCGTTGAAGAGTATTATCCTCTTACTTAAGAGTCATGGGtgcagttttaaaaaatttacttagagtatatttaatttttaaatttttactttataatttttataaccaACCCAATGCGAAACATGGATGGGCTATACTAGTAATATAAGAAATTAGAGTGAAATAGCAAAGAGAAATTGgacgaaaaaaataaataaatgttgtttaataaattaaaaattaagtgatgaaatttaaatattaaaatattaaatactaaattgaagttataaaatatatttgatatattatttaaaattaaataattaaatttaaattttaaaattagatttaaaGAATCatgttaaaagaaattatatggtattttattgaaattttttttatcatttatgttGTATTATGTATTATCAAATGTAGTTGAAAAattaaatcactaaaaatattttaataaattattaaacaaaCCCTTAATCAGTTTAGTGAATATTTAGAATTCAGTGTGAAAAGGAATTTTGTTGTAATTTAGAGTTTGAAGTGTTCCAAAGTGAAACAATAAGAAATATGACtgttagttttataatatttcatGTTTTCCATAAAACATTTTGACAGCATAAAAAAATCcctttaatatataaattaaaattaaaatatattaattagtttatgtttaaaattttattaacaaatgtacttaataaatataaacaaataattatattttaaaaataaaaataatataagtgtGCCTAAATTtgagaggtgtgcatgggccgggcccataaaaagaTTTCGGCCTGTTTTCAAGGCCTGGGCCCGGttcggcccgaaatatgggcctagaaaATTTTCCAAGCCCGGCCCAGGAAAAAATGGCCCGACCCCGGCCCGATCAtattatttttttgctttttttattaaataaaaaattttaaaatataataaatcaaatatatttaaaacataaaaataaatattaaaaaataaaaataaaaaatgagactaaaataattcttaaaataatacataaattaaaaatataataaaaagtaattatattaaaattgaaaaattgaaacaaattagaactaaattaagaaccaaattatattaataacaaaagttttacaatatcaaaataacattaaaaacaacaagaagAGTAAAGTAAATGTACTAaagttacttaaaattaaaaataaaaaaataaaaaataatttaatattaaaatcgggccaggccgggccaggcccgggccaaaaaaatcttacccgaaacgggcctcgttttttgtccaagcccattttttgggtctatatttttatccaaaccctctcATTTTTTGGGCGGGCCGagcggcccatgcacacctctagccTAAATAGATTGGATTAGTCATTACAAATATGGAAGAATTTGggcaaaatttaatatttatatttcaagTTAGACCTATTCATGGGTTGATTTATACGCAAAAGCCCACTTAAAATATAAGAGAACTTGGATAAAAGTACAAGACCCAATAATgggtttgagaaaaaaaaaagatctaGAATATGGATTCGACTTGAGCTTTAACATTCAAAGCACAAGCTTGACCTAGCTGAtcgattttataaaatattttatatgatatttatttattatgtaattcatatcacataaaattaaatatgttctttttttttttgcacaatTCGCCCACCACTGGATCGGGTAGGGACATGTCTTTTTGCACCACATATCGAGTTAGTAtgcatttaatataaataataaaaattattttttaaatttaattataaaaatatataaaatatcaactaaaaatattttatatttttaaatatatttaaaatttttaataataaaatgtgcTTTTTGGGAAAATCAAGtgggcttgaaatttttttttagaacttGACCTCAACCCTACCTAGCCCATAGGCACCACTACTCAAAACACATAAAGCCAAAAAATCAGTAAAAGTACTAGAGAAGCCTATGTACAGAGGCATAGATTGTATTTTGGTTGAAAAAAAGGATAAATTAGCCATTATACATTTTGGAATGTGCAAATTAGTCCATCCATTAAATTTTATCTGTTAAATAATGTGAGACGTTAAATTTatgttgaaaattattttttatggataAACTATAAAAAGGTCATCCAACTATTAATTTTTCAAGTTAGTCACTAATTTTTTAGAAatgaaatattttagtcactttgaGTTGATGTAAGCTTTTTTACCTGTCTAGTAACAAAATTAGCCCTttaatgtttacacattctattaatttgatcctaaatataaaaaattcaacaaagttaacccattatttttacaaaaaatttcattttatttctaattctaaaaaattcaataaatttggcCATCAACATTAACAAAATCTACCAATTTAATCTTAACtctgaaaatttaaataatattttttaaaatattcatttttagcCCTTTATGACCCATTGGATAACCtatatgaaatattaaaataagaaaaccaTATTTCAAGTCACTTGCAAAAGAACTCTAAAAGGTtgggataaaaaaaaattaagatccaaaagaaaataaatgcatTAAAAACGCTATCTATTCGGGTAGTAATGCAACTAATTATTCcaaacaaatttcaaataaattggtTTGATCCAGTATGATGCCTAAATTATAGTAAAAGAAATTATTGCAAGTGACTTAAAAGATGATActctttcttattttaatatctcgCATGGGTTAGCTAATGAGTTATGaagaattaaaaatgaattttattaaaaaatatatatatattaaaatttttagagttagaactaaattgacaaattttgaaaatattgagagccaatttttttttttagaattagaactaaaaaaataaattttgtaaacaccgagggctaaatttgttgaatttttttttatatttaggatcaatttgatagaatgtgtaaacaataTAGGGACAACTTTGttactagaccaataaaaaaaaccCACATTTACTCTaggtgactaaaatatttaatattgaaAAGTTTACTGACtaagttgaaaaaattaaatagttgggtgactaaaataaatcaaaaaatatttttataacttataaaaaataattttagtagtCTTTTAACACATCAACGTATCCAACTCCTAAGCtaatatgaaatttatgaaatgagTTATGATTTCAGAAAATGGAAACTTGATTTAATTGTTTGGAAACATATCATTAAACACTATGCAATTAAAAGATAACATTTCATGTCCCCAAATGCTAACGACAACTATACGAACCTTTGATCATGTTCTTATAACAACTTTCCGGTCCTTTTTTTTTCAGGCAAATGACTGCAATGGCTTACTTTGCTGGAGAATCCCAAATGGCAATTTCTGAATATCCATCTTCAGTAGCACAAGCACGAAACATGCCAGTGGTGTTGAAGAGCATATCGACTTCTCCGGTGGAAGGCACGGCAATTAATCCTGCATTGCCCCGTGGAACTCGGTCCATAGCGTAAGCAGCAGCTTCCTTGAGGGAAAGACCTTTGAACTCCATAACAGCAGCAACATCCCTTGCAATGGTACCACGGATTATTGCTTCTCCTCTGCCTGTAGCAGAAACGGCACAGAGATGGTTCGCGTAAGTCCCTGCACCGATGATTGGTGTGTCCCCAATCCGGCCTACCATTTTGTTCACTATTCCACCAGTTGATGTTGCAGTAGCCAAATTTCCTTCACTGTCAACAGCCACACATCCAACAGTGCCAATCTGGCTATCACCATCAGCAACAGCAGCTTCTTTTGGCACCTCCTTTGGAATTGGTTGAGTGTAATCAAGCTGAAgattaaaacaaaaccaaagaCATAAAACTTGAAGCATCGGTTCAAAATCAAACTTTGGACAAGAATAAGTTGAATGCTGGGGAAACATTTTCCAACACAAGGATAAACAAGCAGAAGAATTTTTTTCGATGCCATACTAAGATATTTCAAGCAGTATTGAGGTCTGATGTTCTATGGTTTTATACGTTATATTTTCGAAAATCGTAAAAGAAATAGACAGTTTGAAGTTTGAACAGACCAAGACTATAGTTTGTATAAGAAAAATACTTGAACTCTGTCAGCTTCTTGTGCCTGCTTAAGTCTTTCAATGTTTTCAGGGGTGATAAAATGGCTCATCTCAACAGTCTCAAGACCCTGACCCGATGTAGAACAAAACAGACACAAGAAAAGCAGATCATAATCACTTCAATAGTAATTCAAAGCTATAAGCAGTATTTAGTTTTCTTTGGCCAGTTATCAAGGAATTAAGGATGAGTGTCGTATAGTACGTGTGTCACATGGATATACTTACTCTTTTTAAAGTTTTTGCATATGTTTGGAGGATCATAATCTCCTAAACATGTTTGCTATTGTGTCTGAAGAAGGCAGAATTCGAAGGGCTAATGATATGTTTCACTCcacttaattgaacaaaaaggataCCAaactaagcaaataaacaacATAGTTGATGTAATTGATTGTAGAGTATTTGTTCGATCGAATTGAgtctaattgaattaaaaaaatttgagttaattgagttgacgagTCCTATTTTGTCATCCGAacatgatttgaaatttttttcgaatcaagtcaagtaaaatgaaatttgagtcgaattgaatcaagtgaaattattcgactcaaattaaaaaaattaaatatgtattcTGTTATAGTATAACTAATATCATGTTAGAGCacaaaaccatatatatttgaaaattttttcaaaagaaaataaaaaaaatactttagtattataagttgaataattaattaatttatttagatcccaaaattattattttaaaaaaaattaaaattttaactttctttatatattctttaattttttttaaattattataatttttaaaaaatataaaaaaatttgaatttttataaatattttgaattttaaaaattattttgaatttttttttataatatttgttgagagagaccaatttatttaatttcaaaattgacaagAGTAATATTTACACAAATTTATTATTCGAATGATTTGAGtcattcaaattgtaaaatttaactcgattcgAACAAGAAATtcgaattaattattttagtttactcaaataacttgattcaattaactcaaaatttattttttttagattttttctaattgaattgagttttgcaaaataaaaattgaagaaaatgaaaCTTACCTAAAAGAAGAGTATGTCGCCTAACATTTGACAAATTAGagcaataacttaaaatattttaaaaaccttGAATGTTTACTTAGGAATAAAGTAGAACAAATAATACTAAAGGCAAGCAACAAGGAGCTAAAGCATAAAAGGTTcagatttttacaaaatttaagaaCAGACCCGAGAGACCTTTCAGTGACATGGATGTTAAAGAGCATTAGCAAATCAAAGATTGCATGTCACCTACTTGTTCCCTTGCGAAGGCTCAGCACCATCAAATGCCAGATAAATATGAGGAGTCTTGTCCATGACTAACCGCGCAAGGGATATGGCATTCACAACAGTGCTGACACCTGAAACAGCTCCACATTTCATTGTCTTGCCATCCATGATGCATGCTTCCATCTCAACCGTACCTGAGGAGGTGAGGACAGACCCCTTTCCTGCATTGAAATGCGGATTGTTTTCCAGTTCACGAACCTATGAAGCAAACGACCGATAAACCCAGAACTCCTTAGAATATGCTTACAACAACAGCAAGAAAAAAAAGAGACTTGTTTTGGCCTATTCAGAATCAGATAAAGAAAAGAACCCATTTCATGTTGGCATAAGCTCTTGAAATCTAGTCCCTCTGGCTTCTAGGTACTACATGTCACTAAAGTTAGAACCACTAATTCTTGGCTAAACCAATCGTCGTTTCAAAGTTGCAGAATTTCACAATCAAATGTGCCCCCAAAAGTAGTGATTAAAAAGAAATTTCGGCTACAAT
It encodes the following:
- the LOC107951206 gene encoding flavonol sulfotransferase-like, translated to MESFFHSQPISTEKENGDLLSKSFQDIISTLPKGNPWGFPDHFLQYHGFWHSSVFLQGILSAQQQFQAQPADIILCSAPKTGTTWLKSLTYATITRTSYDDSTSPLLSKMPHDVVPFMELDHAHFSTHRDLGIPVLATHMPYSALPKSVTDSGCKIVYICRDPKDSFVSLYLFVSKHQKSENMQTFNLDEAFEQFCRGVCWYGPYWDHVLEFWKASLEHPDKILFLKYEEMSDDTILYVKRLAEFIGCPFSSEEEEKGVPEKIVKMCSFENLSNLEVNKNGKHRVRGMENANYFRKGKVGDWENWLTPEMAARLDQITMQKLSGSGLTL